The proteins below come from a single Portunus trituberculatus isolate SZX2019 chromosome 34, ASM1759143v1, whole genome shotgun sequence genomic window:
- the LOC123512565 gene encoding LOW QUALITY PROTEIN: protein bicaudal D-like (The sequence of the model RefSeq protein was modified relative to this genomic sequence to represent the inferred CDS: inserted 1 base in 1 codon): protein MESLDHLKKEVERLNVELDQTSSEKKQAAQYGLVLLEEKESLQSRCDDLEALYENTKSELETTREALAKFQTTHRVTTASGIETEESLLSESAARETSLNSQIIELELEAKQCRAELERVQSEKSRYYTDLAEFLKEKDISDHEKKQLKAELKDLKFRETRLFQDYAELEDENITLQKQISNLKSSQVEFEGAKHEIRRLQEETEVLNQQVEELANLKKIAERQMEEALESLQAEREAKYALKKELDGRMNSESMYNLSNLAMSMKLSGSPEFRESDGXDDTPVLRRLESELMSAGGNVEMGGDLFSEIHLNELRKLEKKLEEADHEKMQLTTNLKESQEGLEKARGELDAQHARVSHLLGHISALVKLHDQENPNQMNAEDTANLVSFLEKQKSRYQVASREITELKKSLAEIQSSDGGTASDAVQQLRNEVGTLRARLIDAEQKSIDLGNDVGILSKMMNGREGSLSITRNDLGTISEELAQLYHHVCTVNGETPSRVLLDHSKQGRTADKGGEESKPSSPTSVISTLEALRSKLRTDVTLSDFVDNSDPAAVREIVDTIMDQIRHLKKSVEHTIELSKEKGLVRESAASDSGLSEGEVQELQEQVIKLKSLLSTKREQIATLRTVLKANKQTAEVALSNLKSKYETEKSIVSETMMKLRNELRLLKEDAATFSSLRAMFAARCEEYVTQLDEVQRQLVAAEEEKKTLNSLLRMAIQQKLALTQRLEDMECDRERFNMRKHTGSRGRAHGSRFNNQPHGSSGQHHYQRRDNY from the exons ATGGAGTCCCTGGATCAcctgaagaaggaggtggagcggCTCAATGTGGAGTTAGACCAGACGAGTAGCGAGAAGAAGCAAGCGGCTCAATATGGCCTGGTGTtgttggaggaaaaagagagtttGCAGTCCAGATGTGATGATTTGGAGGCGCTTTACGAGAACACCAAGTCGGAGTTAGAGACGACGAGGGAG GCGTTGGCAAAGTTCCAGACGACACACCGGGTGACCACAGCGAGCGGCATTGAGACAGAGGAGAGTCTCTTGTCCGAGTCTGCCGCCCGAGAGACCTCACTCAACTCACAGATCATTGAGCTCGAACTGGAGGCCAAGCAg TGCCGGGCGGAGCTGGAGAGGGTACAGAGTGAGAAGTCCCGCTACTACACTGACCTGGCAGAGTTCCTGAAGGAGAAAGACATATCAGATCATGAGAAGAAGCAGTTGAAAGCCGAACTGAAGGACCTCAAATTCCGAGAGACAAGGCTGTTCCAGGACTATGCCGAGCTGGAGGATGAGAACATTACACTACAGAAGCAGAtttccaacctcaa atCCTCCCAGGTGGAATTTGAGGGCGCGAAGCATGAGATCCGCCGCCTTcaggaggagacggaggtgCTCAACCAGCAGGTGGAGGAGCTGGCCAACCTGAAGAAGATAGCGGAGCGGCAGATGGAGGAGGCCCTGGAGTCGCTGCAGGCTGAGAGGGAGGCCAAGTATGCGCTGAAGAAGGAGCTCGACGGACGCATGAATTCTGAGTCCATGTATAATTTGTCCAATCTCGCTATGAGTATGAAGCTTTCTG GCAGTCCAGAGTTCCGAGAGAGTGATG AGGACGACACACCAGTCCTTCGCCGTCTGGAGTCCGAGTTGATGAGTGCCGGTGGAAATGTAGAGATGGGAGGCGACCTTTTCTCCGAGATTCACCTCAACGAACTGCGGAAACTGGAGAAGAAACTGGAGGag GCTGACCATGAGAAGATGCAGCTCACCACCAACCTGAAGGAGAGCCAGGAGGGTCTGGAGAAGGCCCGGGGGGAGCTAGACGCCCAGCACGCCAGAGTCTCTCACCTCCTCGGCCACATCTCTGCCTTAGTGAAGCTGCATGACCAGGAGAACCCTAACCAG ATGAATGCAGAGGACACAGCCAATCTGGTGAGTTTCCTGGAGAAGCAGAAGTCTCGGTACCAGGTGGCCTCCAGGGAGATCACCGAGCTGAAGAAGAGTCTGGCGGAGATACAGAGTTCCGATGGCGGCACAGCAAGTGACGCGGTGCAGCAGCTGCGTAACGAAGTGGGGACGCTGCGTGCCAGG CTGATTGACGCAGAGCAGAAGTCCATAGATCTTGGCAACGACGTCGGAATCCTGAGTAAAATGATGAACGGCCGCGAAGGGTCTCTGTCCATCACCAGGAACGACTTAGG GACCATAAGTGAGGAACTGGCCCAGCTGTACCACCACGTGTGCACGGTGAACGGGGAGACGCCTTCCAGAGTGCTGCTTGACCACAGTAAGCAGGGACGCACCGCAGACAAAG GAGGCGAGGAGAGCAAGCCTTCCTCCCCGACGTCCGTTATTTCAACTCTGGAAGCATTGAGGAGCAAACTCAGAACAGATGTTACTCTCTCTGATTTT GTGGACAACAGCGACCCGGCAGCCGTGCGTGAGATTGTGGACACCATCATGGACCAGATCAGGCACCTCAAGAAGTCAGTGGAACACACCATTGAGCTCAGCAAGGAGAAGGGGCTGGTCAGGGAGTCGGCGGCTTCTGACA GTGGgttgagtgaaggagaggttCAGGAGCTACAGGAACAGGTCATCAAACTCAAGTCCCTTCTGTCCACCAAGAGGGAGCAGATTGCCACCCTTCGCACCGTTCTCAAGGCCAACAAACAGACTGCCGAG GTGGCACTCTCCAACCTGAAGTCCAAGTATGAGACGGAGAAGAGCATCGTCTCGGAGACCATGATGAAGCTGAGGAACGAACTGCGTCTGTTGAAGGAGGACGCTGCAACCTTCTCCA gtctGCGTGCCATGTTCGCGGCGCGTTGTGAGGAGTACGTCACTCAGCTGGACGAGGTGCAGAGGCAGCTGGTGGCGgccgaagaggagaagaagacccTCAACTCACTTCTCCGCATGGCCATCCAGCAGAAACTTGCCCTCACCCAGCGTTTGGAGGACATGGAGTGTGATAGGGAGAG ATTCAACATGAGGAAACATACTGGGAGTCGGGGTCGCGCTCATGGCTCTCGCTTCAACAACCAGCCTCACGGATCCTCAGGGCAGCACCACTACCAACGGCGAGACAACTACTAG